Proteins encoded together in one Campylobacter concisus window:
- a CDS encoding response regulator transcription factor, whose protein sequence is MKILVVEDEIDLNSVITRHLKKNGYSVDSAFNGEEAMDSTAVAHYDLIVLDLMMPVMDGLTFLQRSRAAKLATPVLILTAKDDVDDVVKGLDAGADDYLVKPFDFKELLARVRTLIRRNSGNVASEICAGELKIDLSKKSVEFSGERVELTGKEYEILEFLMLNKGRILTRDQIKEHVWDFDYTGGSNVIDVLIKNIRKKLGECEVIQTKRGLGYVVKD, encoded by the coding sequence ATGAAAATTTTAGTCGTAGAGGACGAAATAGACCTAAATAGCGTCATTACAAGGCACCTAAAGAAAAACGGATATAGCGTCGATAGCGCGTTTAACGGCGAGGAAGCGATGGACTCTACCGCCGTGGCGCACTACGATCTCATCGTGCTTGATCTTATGATGCCGGTGATGGACGGACTTACATTTTTGCAAAGATCGCGCGCCGCAAAGCTAGCGACCCCTGTGTTGATACTGACAGCCAAAGACGATGTGGATGACGTTGTAAAGGGGCTTGACGCGGGTGCGGATGACTACTTGGTCAAGCCATTTGACTTTAAGGAGCTGTTAGCCAGGGTGCGCACGCTCATTCGCCGAAATAGCGGCAACGTGGCTAGTGAAATTTGCGCAGGCGAGCTAAAGATCGACCTTTCTAAAAAGTCAGTCGAATTTAGCGGCGAGCGGGTAGAGCTCACTGGCAAAGAGTATGAAATTTTAGAGTTTTTGATGCTAAATAAGGGCAGAATTTTAACTCGCGACCAGATCAAAGAGCACGTCTGGGACTTTGACTACACGGGCGGCTCAAACGTCATCGACGTGCTTATAAAAAACATAAGAAAAAAGCTTGGCGAGTGCGAGGTGATCCAGACTAAAAGAGGGCTTGGCTATGTTGTTAAGGATTAA
- a CDS encoding PepSY domain-containing protein: MKKVLGAAVLAVVLGATSLQAAITSKEALNIAEKNFPGSSVKDIEMNVEKGVTFYKIESFKDGVKQDIKIDANSGQIVKVENKNKKHILPIEAVDFSKFALSIDEAVAKAQALEAGWSLDGADLENKNGLWVYEVELDRGMSEKKVIINAQTGEIIGNYTK; the protein is encoded by the coding sequence ATGAAAAAGGTATTAGGTGCAGCAGTTTTAGCAGTAGTTTTAGGAGCTACAAGTTTGCAAGCAGCCATCACGTCAAAAGAGGCTTTAAACATAGCTGAGAAAAACTTCCCAGGCTCAAGCGTCAAAGATATCGAGATGAACGTCGAAAAGGGCGTGACTTTTTACAAGATAGAGTCATTTAAAGATGGCGTCAAACAAGATATCAAGATCGATGCTAACAGCGGTCAGATCGTTAAAGTAGAGAATAAAAATAAAAAGCATATCTTGCCGATCGAAGCGGTAGATTTTTCAAAATTTGCCCTAAGCATCGATGAGGCTGTGGCCAAAGCTCAAGCGCTTGAAGCTGGCTGGAGCCTTGACGGGGCTGACCTTGAGAACAAAAACGGCCTTTGGGTTTACGAGGTCGAGCTTGATCGCGGCATGAGCGAGAAAAAGGTGATCATAAACGCTCAAACAGGCGAGATAATCGGCAACTATACAAAGTGA
- a CDS encoding methyl-accepting chemotaxis protein — MKKAANKIALIIVVLLVVSLGVFSTVNYTNTKERIYDLAKESKTSASKILQFYMNAFFEDKLAAVQNFASYIEAHPQILDDKEALEKVLMNAAQVTDFSEFYFGYAADGAVYNAVLDGKERKFMVFDQRKNYDARVKGWYKDAIAKEGIIFSAPYTSSAGGLNLTIAKKIVVDGKVVGVFGVDMGIDKLDNELNKIKPTPSSAIALFDLEHKKIIHFVHKDLVLSDASEAMKIIDDYSNEYKKNGDKTFTYNLRGTERLLACELYDQANWLVCSANSWSDYDGSLSKTLVSQVISSVIFIIVIVALLIFIVSRSLKPLSKISDSLISFFKFLNYEIKEPVKSNIVSKDEFGVMSSLINDNIQKIQTSKEKENTFIQKANTFVNEIKDGNYEASLEADTNNPALNQLKSTFKDLQLALKNAISSNGKDVLNLLSTYKNQDFTKRLDDDGKIASGINSLGIEISKMLNDNLNQAQVLEEKAKLLASSVSKVASSANTQANSLQESAAAVEQMSSSMNAISQKTADVIRQSDEIKKTS; from the coding sequence ATGAAAAAAGCAGCAAACAAGATAGCACTCATTATCGTAGTGCTTTTAGTTGTCTCACTTGGCGTGTTTTCAACGGTGAATTACACAAATACCAAGGAGAGGATTTATGATCTAGCAAAGGAGTCTAAGACTTCAGCTTCAAAAATTTTGCAGTTTTATATGAATGCATTTTTTGAAGATAAGCTTGCAGCCGTTCAAAATTTTGCTAGTTACATCGAGGCGCATCCGCAAATTTTAGATGACAAAGAGGCTTTAGAAAAAGTGCTGATGAACGCAGCGCAAGTTACTGATTTTTCTGAGTTTTACTTTGGCTATGCAGCTGATGGTGCTGTTTATAACGCTGTGCTTGATGGTAAAGAGCGTAAATTTATGGTTTTTGATCAGAGAAAAAACTATGATGCGAGGGTTAAAGGCTGGTACAAGGACGCTATTGCAAAAGAGGGCATCATCTTTTCAGCTCCATACACAAGCTCAGCTGGTGGCTTAAATTTAACTATCGCTAAAAAGATAGTTGTTGATGGCAAGGTTGTTGGTGTATTTGGCGTGGATATGGGCATAGATAAGCTTGATAATGAGCTTAATAAGATAAAACCAACTCCAAGTAGCGCAATAGCACTATTTGATCTAGAGCATAAAAAGATAATTCATTTTGTTCATAAGGATCTTGTTTTATCTGATGCTAGCGAAGCTATGAAGATCATTGATGACTACTCAAATGAGTATAAGAAAAATGGCGATAAAACATTTACTTATAATCTTAGAGGCACAGAGAGACTTCTTGCTTGCGAGCTTTACGATCAAGCAAACTGGCTTGTATGCTCTGCAAACTCTTGGAGCGATTATGACGGAAGCCTTAGTAAAACGCTTGTCTCACAAGTCATCTCATCAGTTATATTTATAATAGTTATCGTAGCGCTTCTTATATTTATCGTTAGTAGATCACTTAAGCCACTCTCAAAGATATCTGATTCGCTTATTTCGTTCTTTAAATTCCTAAACTACGAGATCAAAGAGCCAGTTAAGTCAAATATCGTTTCAAAAGATGAATTTGGCGTTATGTCTTCTCTTATAAACGACAACATCCAAAAGATCCAAACATCTAAAGAAAAAGAAAACACCTTCATCCAAAAAGCCAACACCTTTGTAAATGAGATAAAAGATGGCAACTATGAAGCAAGTCTAGAAGCTGATACTAATAACCCAGCACTAAATCAACTAAAAAGCACATTTAAAGATTTGCAGCTTGCTCTTAAAAATGCAATCTCAAGTAATGGTAAAGATGTATTAAATTTACTTAGCACTTATAAAAACCAAGACTTTACAAAAAGACTTGATGATGATGGTAAGATAGCAAGTGGTATAAACTCTCTTGGCATAGAAATATCTAAAATGCTAAATGACAATCTAAACCAAGCTCAAGTACTAGAAGAAAAAGCTAAACTTCTAGCAAGCTCAGTATCTAAAGTAGCAAGCTCAGCAAACACTCAAGCAAATAGCTTACAAGAATCAGCAGCTGCAGTTGAGCAAATGTCTAGCTCAATGAATGCCATCTCTCAAAAGACAGCTGATGTTATAAGACAAAGTGATGAAATTAAAAAAACATCATAA
- a CDS encoding ComF family protein, with protein sequence MFCAFCKSFTLKTFCKTCSQILSEPSPLVRELEGFKIYSFYGYSEIKELIHSKHQMHGLFIYKNLAKFAFKKFAKSFSFPEQIYALPIDDRVHHGYSHTAILANELRAKNLKPIFHALHATSSVSYSGKDLKFRQNNPRNFKILKKITAPVILVDDIVTTGTTILEARDTLQKAGIDVLFALVLADAKN encoded by the coding sequence ATGTTTTGTGCGTTTTGCAAGAGCTTTACGCTAAAGACATTTTGTAAAACCTGCTCGCAAATTTTAAGCGAGCCAAGCCCTTTGGTAAGAGAGCTAGAGGGCTTTAAAATTTATAGCTTCTACGGCTACTCTGAGATCAAAGAGCTCATCCACTCAAAGCACCAAATGCACGGACTTTTTATCTATAAAAATTTAGCCAAATTTGCATTTAAGAAATTTGCTAAAAGCTTTAGCTTCCCAGAGCAAATTTACGCCCTGCCGATAGATGATAGAGTGCATCACGGCTACTCGCACACGGCTATTTTGGCAAATGAACTTCGTGCTAAAAACCTTAAACCTATCTTTCACGCTTTGCATGCGACAAGCAGTGTTAGCTACAGCGGCAAGGATCTTAAATTTAGACAAAACAATCCAAGAAATTTTAAAATTTTAAAAAAGATCACCGCGCCAGTTATCTTAGTCGATGACATCGTAACCACTGGCACAACGATACTAGAAGCTAGAGATACACTTCAAAAAGCAGGCATTGATGTGCTTTTTGCGCTTGTTTTAGCAGATGCTAAAAACTAA
- a CDS encoding YajG family lipoprotein: MSKFKFLAIFGLFVLFLSGCAPTQTVVAFDPYKTAASQQANGLEVYISAVHDSRKNKSTIATITDGRGTVKEYVVLQNDLATYFSDSLKRELAARGANVNGMGGVVVEVFINEFEANMSGYGSDNTKGKIKITLKIQKGDQSIIKNISNNQTKFELVRTGGAFKPFLTDIINDAVKRSAIAILNS, translated from the coding sequence ATGAGTAAATTTAAATTTCTAGCTATCTTTGGACTTTTTGTCCTATTCTTGAGCGGTTGTGCGCCTACTCAGACAGTAGTTGCCTTCGATCCTTACAAAACTGCTGCAAGTCAGCAAGCTAACGGCCTTGAAGTCTATATAAGTGCGGTGCATGATAGTCGCAAAAACAAAAGCACTATTGCAACTATAACCGATGGTAGAGGCACTGTAAAAGAGTATGTCGTGCTTCAAAATGATCTTGCGACTTACTTTAGCGACTCCCTTAAAAGAGAGCTTGCGGCACGTGGCGCAAATGTAAATGGCATGGGTGGCGTCGTGGTTGAAGTTTTCATAAACGAATTTGAAGCAAATATGAGCGGATATGGCAGCGACAACACAAAGGGCAAGATAAAGATCACTTTGAAAATCCAAAAAGGCGATCAAAGCATCATCAAAAATATCTCAAACAACCAAACCAAATTTGAGCTAGTTCGCACTGGCGGAGCGTTTAAGCCATTCTTAACAGACATCATCAACGACGCCGTTAAACGCTCTGCGATCGCTATCTTAAATAGCTGA
- a CDS encoding 2-hydroxymuconate tautomerase family protein produces the protein MPFVKICVTKEGDSPSVEQKEKMISGVTNLISEILGRSAKNTVVIIDEIDTNNYGIAGESVKNLRKKQKEQKEVKC, from the coding sequence ATGCCGTTTGTGAAAATTTGCGTGACAAAAGAGGGTGATAGCCCAAGTGTGGAGCAAAAAGAGAAGATGATAAGCGGAGTTACAAATTTGATCAGCGAAATTTTAGGCAGAAGCGCTAAAAATACCGTTGTCATTATCGATGAGATCGATACGAACAACTACGGCATCGCAGGCGAGAGCGTGAAAAATCTCCGCAAAAAACAAAAAGAGCAAAAGGAAGTGAAATGCTAA
- the lepA gene encoding translation elongation factor 4 codes for MKNIRNFSIIAHIDHGKSTLADRLIQECGAVSDREMSSQIMDTMDIEKERGITIKAQSVRLNYALNGENFVLNLIDTPGHVDFSYEVSRSLASCEGALLVVDASQGVEAQTIANVYIALENNLEIIPVINKIDLPAADPARVKDEIEHIIGLDCSGAIEVSAKTGVGIKELLEAIIMRIPAPNGDVSKPTKALIYDSWFDNYLGALALVRVYDGEISKNDEILVMGTGKKHIVLDLMYPNPIAPIKTKTLSAGEVGIVVLGLKNVSDVQVGDTITQSRNPLKEPVGGFERAKPFVFAGLYPIETDKFEDLRDALDKLKLNDSSISYEPETSVALGFGFRVGFLGLLHMEVVKERLEREFDLDLIATAPTVTYEVIQTDGLNLKIQNPSQLPPVNKIDSILEPYVKATIITPSEFLGNIITLLNNRRGIQTKMDYITTDRVLLEYDIPMNEIVMDFYDKLKSSTKGYASFDYEPSDYRVGDLVKLDVKVAGETVDALSIIVPESKAQTKGRDFVKAMKEIVPRQLFEVAIQASIGNKIIARETVKSMGKNVTAKCYGGDITRKRKLLEKQKEGKKRMKAIGKVNLPQEAFLSVLKID; via the coding sequence ATGAAAAACATTAGAAACTTTAGCATCATCGCTCACATCGACCACGGCAAAAGCACGCTTGCTGACCGTCTCATTCAGGAGTGCGGCGCCGTAAGTGACCGTGAGATGAGCTCGCAAATCATGGACACGATGGACATCGAAAAAGAGCGTGGCATCACGATCAAAGCCCAGTCTGTCCGCCTAAACTACGCACTAAATGGCGAAAATTTTGTTCTAAATTTGATAGACACCCCAGGACACGTTGATTTTAGCTACGAGGTGAGCCGTAGTCTAGCTAGCTGCGAGGGCGCACTGCTTGTCGTGGATGCTAGCCAGGGCGTAGAGGCGCAAACCATCGCAAACGTCTATATCGCACTTGAAAACAACCTAGAGATCATCCCAGTCATCAACAAGATCGACCTACCAGCGGCTGACCCCGCTAGGGTAAAAGACGAGATCGAGCACATCATCGGACTTGACTGCTCAGGAGCGATCGAAGTGAGCGCAAAAACAGGCGTTGGCATAAAGGAGCTGCTTGAAGCGATCATCATGAGGATCCCTGCGCCAAATGGCGACGTAAGCAAGCCTACAAAGGCGCTAATCTACGATAGTTGGTTTGACAACTACCTTGGCGCGCTTGCTCTTGTGCGTGTTTATGATGGTGAAATTTCAAAAAATGATGAAATTTTGGTCATGGGCACGGGCAAAAAACACATCGTGCTAGACCTCATGTATCCAAATCCTATAGCTCCGATCAAGACCAAAACGCTTAGCGCTGGCGAGGTTGGCATCGTGGTTTTGGGGCTTAAAAACGTTAGCGACGTGCAAGTTGGAGATACGATAACGCAGTCAAGAAATCCTCTAAAAGAGCCAGTTGGCGGCTTTGAGAGGGCTAAGCCGTTTGTTTTTGCGGGACTTTATCCAATAGAAACTGATAAATTTGAAGATCTGCGTGACGCGCTAGATAAGCTAAAGCTAAATGACAGCTCTATTAGCTACGAGCCAGAGACCTCGGTCGCACTTGGATTTGGCTTTAGGGTTGGCTTTTTAGGTCTTCTTCACATGGAGGTCGTCAAAGAGAGGCTGGAGCGCGAATTTGACCTTGATCTCATCGCCACAGCGCCGACTGTGACTTATGAAGTCATCCAAACTGATGGGCTAAATTTAAAGATCCAAAACCCAAGCCAGCTGCCACCAGTCAATAAAATAGACTCAATCCTTGAGCCATACGTGAAAGCGACTATCATCACGCCAAGCGAGTTTTTGGGCAACATCATCACGCTTTTAAACAACCGCCGCGGCATACAAACGAAGATGGACTACATCACGACTGACCGCGTTTTACTCGAGTATGACATACCGATGAACGAGATCGTGATGGACTTTTACGACAAGCTAAAGTCAAGCACCAAAGGCTACGCGAGCTTTGACTACGAGCCAAGCGACTACCGCGTGGGCGATCTAGTGAAGCTTGATGTCAAAGTGGCCGGCGAGACGGTCGATGCGCTCTCTATCATCGTGCCTGAGAGCAAGGCGCAAACAAAGGGCAGGGACTTCGTAAAGGCGATGAAAGAGATCGTCCCGCGTCAGCTCTTTGAGGTGGCGATACAAGCGAGTATCGGCAACAAAATAATCGCCCGAGAAACCGTAAAATCAATGGGCAAAAACGTCACAGCCAAGTGTTACGGCGGCGATATCACGCGTAAGAGGAAGTTGCTAGAAAAGCAAAAAGAGGGTAAAAAACGTATGAAGGCGATAGGAAAGGTGAATTTGCCGCAGGAGGCGTTTTTATCCGTCCTAAAAATAGACTAG
- a CDS encoding transporter, translated as MFRIKNEYLMVVAMGLFCTFMGSVIVPLIAVNFVVALICALFCMKKGYIFILLLGLNFALYFNAIDAPFEQPELWTYHVPALANATYMLSALVYASGFLIFLPLVAYAYFLYSLCVVLCDLRKILRAKFEL; from the coding sequence ATGTTTCGCATAAAAAATGAATATCTAATGGTCGTGGCTATGGGTTTGTTTTGCACTTTTATGGGCAGTGTCATAGTTCCTCTTATCGCAGTAAATTTTGTAGTAGCCTTGATCTGCGCTCTATTTTGTATGAAAAAGGGCTATATATTTATTTTGTTGTTAGGGTTAAATTTTGCTCTATATTTTAATGCCATAGATGCTCCGTTTGAACAACCAGAGCTTTGGACTTATCACGTGCCAGCGCTTGCAAATGCGACATACATGCTTAGTGCTTTAGTTTATGCTTCAGGTTTTCTTATTTTTTTGCCGCTTGTGGCTTACGCCTATTTTTTATATTCGCTTTGCGTTGTGCTCTGTGATCTGCGTAAAATTTTAAGAGCTAAATTTGAGCTTTAA
- a CDS encoding cation diffusion facilitator family transporter, with protein MHNKSVLRNSFFLIFTFMIVEAVFGFVSNSLALISDAFHMLSDSAALFLSLVAFKIAEKRANLQKTFGYKRVEIIAAFINAIALIALAIFVVVEAIIRLFNEPQIEAKTMLFVSILGLVVNLVVAIYMHKSADTKENLNMKGAYLHVLGDTLGSVGAIVAALLVMKFNFTQADSIASIFVSLLIIKSGANLLKDSFNILIEAVPLKLDTDEILGVIKGVDGVKIVHDLHIWAINAGTNALIAHVVVDDALSVAEISKMIKQIEHELSHAGIGHVTLQFESESLGHKDDLICELKSAHKDEHFGHHH; from the coding sequence ATGCACAATAAGAGCGTTCTTAGAAATTCATTTTTTCTAATTTTCACGTTTATGATAGTTGAGGCCGTTTTTGGCTTCGTTTCAAACTCGCTTGCGCTCATTAGCGACGCATTTCACATGCTCTCAGATTCTGCGGCTCTCTTTTTGTCGCTGGTCGCTTTTAAGATCGCAGAAAAAAGGGCAAATTTACAAAAGACCTTTGGCTACAAAAGGGTCGAGATCATCGCTGCTTTCATAAATGCCATCGCTCTTATCGCGCTGGCTATCTTTGTCGTAGTTGAAGCTATCATCAGGCTTTTTAACGAGCCGCAGATCGAGGCTAAAACGATGCTTTTTGTTAGTATTTTGGGGCTTGTGGTAAATTTAGTCGTAGCCATTTATATGCATAAAAGCGCTGATACAAAAGAAAATTTAAACATGAAAGGTGCTTATTTGCACGTGCTTGGCGACACGCTTGGCTCGGTTGGTGCCATCGTCGCGGCACTTCTTGTGATGAAATTTAACTTCACGCAGGCCGATAGCATCGCAAGTATCTTTGTCTCGCTACTCATCATAAAAAGTGGCGCTAACTTGCTAAAAGATAGCTTTAATATCCTGATCGAAGCAGTGCCGCTTAAGCTTGATACGGATGAAATTTTAGGCGTTATAAAGGGCGTAGATGGCGTTAAAATCGTGCATGACCTGCATATCTGGGCGATAAATGCTGGCACAAATGCGCTCATAGCCCATGTGGTGGTGGATGATGCGCTAAGCGTGGCTGAAATTTCAAAGATGATAAAGCAGATCGAGCACGAGCTTTCTCACGCAGGCATCGGCCATGTCACGCTTCAGTTTGAGAGTGAGAGCCTTGGACATAAAGACGATCTCATCTGCGAGCTAAAAAGCGCGCATAAGGACGAACATTTTGGGCATCATCACTAA